The Tachysurus vachellii isolate PV-2020 chromosome 21, HZAU_Pvac_v1, whole genome shotgun sequence region AAGACACAAAAAGACTTTTCCTTGTTTAATCTAAACAGTGATGTAACTTCTTGGAGTAAGTGAGCAGCTCTGAACATGAGCCATActaaaaagggaaagaaaatgtttcaaCTACAGGAAAAGAAGTTAAAGTTGCTGAATATAACTATGAGTCATGCACATATTCGAGTGCTGCTGTTTGGGATGGAATCCAAAGTCCATTACCTTTACTGCgttattaagaaataaatgtaaaatatctaGATTTGACACATTGCCTCACATCATTTGTTCCAGTATAGACATTTCTTAATCTAAAGAATGAGAAAACTCTAAATCTATTAAAGATGGTTAAACCACAATAAGAGAAGCAAAAGCTGCTGAATGTATGCTTTACAAATCAACCAAAGCAGGTGCTTCCTCTTTCAATGCCCTTCCAAATTTGTGGCATAGCTACTAGCAGCCTGACAGGTTATTGGACAACTTACATTCACCTCAAAAATATTTGTTGCGTTAAGGTCCCCTTAACCTCTGTGTCTCCTCAGGGCCTGTGGAATTGTCCACACTATTGTCCCCTTTACTACACCAATGCTGACAGGACAGTCAAATTCTAGCTAATAGTAAATTACTAcaaacatacattcattcattttctaccgcttatccgaactacctcgggtcacggggagcctgtgcctatctcaggcgtcatcgggcatcaaggcaggatacaccctggacggagtgccaacccattgcagggcacacacacacacacacacactctcattcactcacgcaatcacacactacggacaattttccagagatgccaatcaacctaccatgcatgtctttggaccgggggaggaaaccaaagtacccggaggaaacccccgaggcacggggagaacatgcaaactccacacacaaggcggaggcgggaatcgaacccccaaccctggaggtgtgaggcgaacgtgctaacaactaagccaccatgccccccttgcAAACATACAATGACAGGTAAATAATAAAGTCATACTTTTCATATGATTAACTTTTCTGTATTCATGTGTGGTTTGTGTCTGAGGTGTATGACATCAGGCAGTGATGTTaagtgaggaagtctggggtgTTGGTATGTTCCACTTTTAATTTGATCCTATCAGAGTGTCATCTGAACACAAACAAGAGATAAGATAAGACTCAGGAAAAATATGACCCCAAAGGAGCTAAAGCACAGATTTACTAAAAGttgaatacaatataaaaacagtGCTGAATCCTAAACATATCTTCATACTTATCGTAGCaggaatatatttttgttcagCTGAAAACTGTGAAATTCACgtcagtgtgtttttctctcactttgtatctgtgttttgttctgtgtatttttttatttgtttagatcATGACTACGATTGTTTTGGTTGTTATGGTGATTGTATGTGACACATTACTCACCATAAACCAATTGCACACGATCTAAAAGTTCTCTAAAAGCTGCTTGTGGTTTGAGTGGTTACGTGCACTGCGTCAGTGTGAactgctctgtgtttgtttatgcaGGCAACTGTTTTGACAGCAAAATTAATAATGTGTGAAAACACTGTGCTTATTTGCTTATATATAACACAGGGGCATATTTAACACCTACATGTTTTAGGATAGAGGTTTCAAACATTTGAGTGAATTATTGAATTTGTATTCAAACATGACCAGAACAAATAGTTTATCTTTGGGCCTGATGGTGACTTGTTTTGCAAGTGATAGCATTAGCATTGTAGGCTTCTTGTGGACACTATGGTGTTGTTGAGGTCTgaattttgattggtcagattttGTCTGTGTTCATAGTTAATActtaaaatagataaataatagatcttttttttttgttttaataaaggaTCATAGTTAAAATGATCATTAATAACCTACACAGACCTAAACAGATCTTAAAaactattgttattgttatattagAGATGTTACAtgaagtctccagtgttagcatTAACTAACTTGATGAGATTATGATCATAAAGGTTAAAGACATAGAGACTGATAATGGAACTCACTTGTCTCTGTGGGTgaaatgtttgacattttgCTCTTTAATGAATCAAACATCAAGAGAAACAAAtggaatgaaagaaaatgctgtaattggaaaaaaaaatcagttttggGGTAATAACAGGAACTCGGCTATATGTACGTCATAGCACGCCAtagcagttattattatttattattttcctataccataaaccataaaaacataaatgtaacATTCCTTACTTAACTCATTTCTGCTTTTGAAATGATTTATATTGTGAGATGTCTTCAAGGATCATGGTGTTAAAggttcttttttatcttttatactTAAAAcaaattgggggcacggtggcttagtggctagcacgttcgcctcacacctccagggtcggggttcgattcctgcctccaccttgtgtgtgtggagtttgcaggtCCATGTAGGTTCATGGTAGGTTCATGGTAGGTTCATGGTAGgttcatggtaggttgattggcatctctggaaaattgtccgtagtgtgtgattgcgtgagtgaatgagagtgtgtgtgccctgcgatgggttggcactccgtccagggtgtatcctgccttgatgcccaatgacacctgagataggcacaggctccctgtgacccgaagCAGTTTGGATACCaatgagatgccaatcaacctaccatgcatgtctttggaccgggggaggaaaccggagtacccggaggaaacccccgaggcacagggagaacatgcaaactccacacacacaaggcggaggcaggaatcgaacccccaaccctggaggtgtgaggcgaacgtgctaaccactaagccaccgtgcccccctgctcaTAGTACTCGGAAATAAACATTCATCAGCATTGTTGGAGTTAGTCATAGATCTCTAGTTGTTGAAATATTGCCCCAAAATGAGAGAATGTTTGCATTATTACTTTTCCCAATACTGatactgtaatatatatttacatatattttagaATTTGCTGTCATCAGTATAATTAGTATTAGTGTTTTTGTtccgtatgtatgtgtgattagtctcaaaacaaccccaaacacaAGACATGTATCAGTATGGttgcaaatttaaatatatatctccAACTTGTTTTAAAATATCTATTATAACACTTCACACTTATCAAACACACCAAagttaaaatagatttttaatttCAGAGAACACAGCACCCATTTTTTCTTTAGAAACAGGTTGCTCATAACACATAACATAACAGGATTTCCTGctgtcactttctttttttttttgctcattgcAGGCTTAAACCTGATGCAGACAGGAGAACAGTTTCAGTTTGCCACATGTGGACCTACAGCTGTATACACAgccttttttaaatcatcatcatcatcatcgtaaATCAATATAATTTTTGTCACCTGTAGATCTTCATGTTCAATTGGACCATGCTGTACCCTACTCAGCTAACCGGCATGGTCCTTCTCGCACTCCTAAATGGTGGTAAGTGGCCATGCTTCCATCTCTACATGATTGCAGCAGATCATTTcttgtgtgtatttctttttcttgtgaAATGATAGTTGTAGACTGTAGAATGTTGAATcgtggttatttatttaaaagtatattTCACAGTAACTAAAAATCTATTATTGAGAATGCATGGACTTGCTGATAAGGTTGAATTTAATACAGCAGTAAATGTCCTTGTTTGTGTGCGTCCATGTGCTCATAGTTGCCATTTTCACAGTTGTAATTCATTAAACTGTTGTCGGGGATGAGAAAATGTACCTTAAAATAAAtggaatttatttttgtgcttttgAGGCTAAGTTTGAAAGCCATTCAGACTCGAAGGGTGTGGCTGTTGTTACTTTCAAAATGATGCTAATACCAAAGTTTGCAAAAACACGTCTTCGCCGGCCCTAGTGGCCATCACACTTTTGTAGGTGTAACTTTATGGGTGTAACACAGCATAGCACTTTTGTGATAGATTTTTGTGTTATAATAGGTtcattaaagagagagagagagagagagagagagagagagagagagagagagagagagagaaaacactagATGTACAGTAGGCCAATATCCAACGCATCATGATGTTTCTACTCAGCCGTGTTCAGTCAGGGCTGCATTAAGTGTCAATAGCGAGGATTAAATACTGACTCCTCTTTAGTCAAAACTCAAACAAAGCTAGAGGCTAAAGTGTGAGTCAGATACAGATATTGATTTTGATATAAATCCCTGATGATATTGCCAGAGGCTAGGAAAATCTTCCTGATCCTGCATGAGGAAGAAAGCTAGAAAGGAGTAAAAAAGGAACCCCTCCTTTCCTGTGTGACCAGATAATGTGATTATGAGTCATTGTTCTTCTACTATATGCTATAAGTTGAAACAATGGTAAGTGTGTTGAAAGGATCATCAGTATAAACAACATTAATTTCATTAGTGCTTAAATTTAATCATAATGTTTGGGGCAACAGCATCCAAATATCATAGATTCTATCATAGACTCTCAATGGCCATGAAACCATCATATTCAAGCCTTTACCTAGGGCtattcacaatattcacaaGAAGCATGACTAAACAAATAGGTTTTCAATAAGGCTGggtctgagtcctgaacactaattggaatgTTAACCCATAACTTTTGGGCTTTGTAAGTAAAAAAGATCTAAAGTCTTCATTATTCTAGCTTGTAATAAAGAGTCTACAACTTTTGATCAAAGAGGGTGTGGTTAATCAAAAAAGGCCAAACGCTCCCTCAGGTACTGCGGTGCAAGATCATTTGGCGCTTTATAGGTTATTAGGggtattttataataaacttgAACTTTTACTAGGAGCTGATGCGGTGTGTAAAAGACAAGAGTGATTTGGTCAGATCGTCTGGTTTTAATAAGACCTCTGGCTCCGAACTGGAAATGGGCTTATGGGATTTCTACTGGAAAATCCAACCAGCAATGGATCACAATAGGAAAATACCTGGAAATAACAATTGTGTGAACTACTGTAGTAGTGACATTATATTTCCAATGGAAATAGGCTTGTGGGTAATATTATTAATACGAGCTTCAAATGAGTGACTTTGGTCAAAACTCACACCAAGAAAGATTTGTGACACAGTTATGTGAACGTGTGAACTTTTAAactaatgaaattttattttattttaaatatttatattatttatatatttatttatattagctTGAGGGATCAGCAGTATTAAGTCCAGTTTGATGTAAACACAATAAGgcattataaaatacatacacatttatggttataaataaactcaaaactattatttatatcaattaATCGATCTTTATAAATAACCGATAAACAATCATAATAATTGATAGATTTCTATTTATTCTAGTAATTCCAATAATCGTTAGATTTccaattaaataaaagacagtGTAGAAGTAATTAAGGTATAAATGTCTAGATGTTTATAATTAAACTGACACCAATCCTTAGCAACACCAAATATTACTGCCAAATAATTGCAATTAGAGGCATGACATTTGTCACATTTGTACTCTATATTCAGATAAATGAAATTTGGAATTACAAGCTATTTGTAGTATTTTAAACTGTATGAATTTGAGttgaacacacactgtgtttgtaTGAATTCTGTTATTAGCACAATCATACAATTGCTCTGACCTTGTGCTGGACCCTCCTGAGCTGGTGGTACGATATGGAGATCCTGTCTCAGTGAGCTGCCGTTCCCTGTCCAATGACACCGATCTGGACTGGACTGTTCCAGTGAGTGATATTTTCAATCCTGATGCTCAGACCGTCACCTGGGAAACAGAAAATCTGACTGATTGGGAAATACAACCTGTGTGCTACAAGAACCAGACAGATGTACAATGCAGCAGAATGCTCCCACTTACTGTTTACAGTAAGTATCGcttttttaatagtttatttgcttatttgtaAGACTTTGTTTACTAGTAAATTTGTGCACCAAAGAGTATTAGAAATGCAAGAATATTAAGTGTGGAAAGGAGCAGGTGGTTGATAAAAATCTTCTCTCTGTGCAGAGCTTCCAGACCAGGTGTCCATCAGCGTCATGAATCACTCTGGGCCAATGACTGAAGGCAGAGAGTACAATCTAAAGTGTGACATTCACACTGTTGCTCCTATTCATCTCCTCAATGTGGCCTGGTACAAAGGTCTCCGTATGGTGAATAACAGAAGCTTTAATGACAAATTAAACAAGAGTCCAGAGACTATATCCACCATGCTACGGATCTCCCCCAGCAGAGATGATGATGGAGTTCAGTACAGATGTGAGGCAATGCTTAATCTGGGACAGGAATTTCAGGATTCCCATACAGTGACATCAGATCCTCTGAACATTACAATAACCTGTGAGTTTTCCACATACTGTTTTATCTCATTCAAATTTTAAAGCctttttacatgtacattggTAATGCATTGGAAAGTGGTTGAAGAAAAATACAACGGAAGTATTCCTTTAATGTCGGATGTCTGATAGGCTATATGTTTATCATCAGATATTTTAATGACAGTCAGATTTACAGGATTTACTGATGCACTTTTATTACTTATCTTAAATTGGATGGATGAAAGTTTCCTGGTGAAAGATggcaagaaataaaaatcaattaagaaagaaaataatttctaagAAAATCAGATGGACATATCTATATTTATGGTTCGAAATTGTcaagaaagaaatgtaatttaatcCCAGGGTTATTATTCtaaaatttctaaaatattgTTAGATAAAACACATTGAGGTGAAAGAACTGAAGTAAGTCATAAGTGATTTCTATCTGTCCAGGATTAGATCAGAGTTACTGTTCAATGAGAATatcatttttttccaatttaaGGAAAACCTCCCGTTCTTGAGCCACTGACCTATACTGTAGCTAGGGCAGGGGTGGGCAATTAATTTTTACAGAGGGCCACATGAGAAACCTGAATTATGTCAGAGGGCCACAACAACGATAACTTGAACTTAATTCTGCTCTTCCATTGTAAAATGCACTAAATTGTATATTTTGAATAGATGATACTGATAATCGGAAGAATAAAactattctgtaaatatttatattaggcAATGTGAAATTGTGGTGTATAGGTCTGTAAAGAAATATTTGGCAGTCCATGTCTTGTTGAAAACACGGCATTCGTTatcagttttcttttctttgcgtGAGCCGACATCTTGAGGGTAACCTGGCTACCTGGCGACGGGTTGGCAACCACTGATCTAAGGCTATGAATTCCATAATTTTTTGTGTCATGCCTTTTGCCTTGGCACCATCACTGGAAAACTTTCTTGCCTTTTCAAAAACGTCCGCTCCAGACAGAGTGTTCATGCTCAGACACCCTTCTCATATTTAGAATGGCAATCGGGATGTTTGGATTTCAGGTGATAACTTAAACCCGAAGTAGAGAAACTCTTTGCCCTCTTGAAAATTCAGCATTGCATGTCTTTCTCCAAAATATTGAAATAAGTCCCCACCGCAGACATGTTTGCTCTTATCCAGATAACCGTGTGCTGGCGGCGCTTTTTAATTGCGTCATTACAATTGTGTTTTGGCCATGTTGTTTCGGTGATTTAGGTATTTCGGCTGAAAATTTTCGGTGGCCGAATTTTCGGTGCATCCCTATAATTTATGATTGGTCTCACATGGGCCGGACAGGGACGTAAAAAAGGGCCGGATGTGGGCCGCGGGCCGTAGTTTGCCCAGGTCTGAGCTAGGGGTTTGTTAGATTTCTAATGAAAGACTGTGTAAAACCAATGAAAGTATAAATGCTAAAATGTCTAGCTAAACTGACACCAATCCTTGGCAACACCAAATATTACTGCCAAATAACTGCAATTAGAGGCATGACATTTGTCATGTATTTCCTCTATTTTCGgatacatttcattcattcattcatttatcttctaccgcttatccgaactacctcgggtcacggggagcctgtatctcaggcatcatcgggcatcaaggcaggatacaccctggacggagtgccaacccatcgcagggcacacacacacacactctcattcactcacacaatcacacactacggacaattttccagagatgccaatcaacctaccatgcatgtctttggaccgggggaggaaaccggagtacccggaggaaacccccgaggcacggggagaacatgcaaactccacacacacaaggtggaggcgggaatcgaccccccaaccctggaggtgtgaggcgaacgtgctaaccactaagccaccgtgcccccccggaTACATTTCAGACAAAGGAAATTTGGAATTACAAGCTTTTTGTAGTAGTTTAAACTGTATGAACTTGAGttgaacacacactgtgtttgtaTGAATTCTGTCATTAGCAAAACCTAAAAATTGCTCTGACCTTGTGCTGGACCCTCCTGAGCTGGTGGTACGATATGGAGATCCTGTCTCAGTGAGCTGCCGTTCCCTGTCCAGCGACACCGATCTGGTCTGGAGTGTTCCAACAGGAAATGTTTTCAAACCTGATACTCAGTCCATCACCTGGGAAACAGACAATCTGACTGACTGGGAAATACAACCTGTGTGCTACAAGAACCGGACAGATGTACAATGCGAAAGAGCTCTTCAGATCATTGTTTACAGTAAGTATCAAGGCGTTGATTGAAGATTGGTAAATAAATATGTGGGCTGAACTATTACAAATCCAAGAATAATATACTGCATATGGAAGGAGGTTGAATGTAGATCAATTTCTCTGTGCAGAGATTCCAGAAAAAGTGTCTATCAGCTTCATGAATCATATTGGGCCAATGACTGCAGGCAAAAAATATGAGCTCCAGTGTGACATTGAGAATTTTGCTCCTGTGCATGTCCTCGCTGTTTTCTGGTACAAAGGGGACCAGTTACTGAAAAACAGGGGATTCTCAGACTTGCCCACCAAAACTCCTAGTAATAAGACTGTTACACTGAAGGTCATGGCCAACAGAACTGACTCTGATGCTCCTTTCCGATGTGAGGCAAAGTTGAAGCTGGGAGAAGCAGGACCTCAGCCTCCTCCTATAGTGACTTCAAATCTTCTCCCCACTGAAGTTAACTGTGAGTGCTTCAAAGATGCTTTAAACTTTACATGAATATAACAGAACATATTTTCTCACCTTGGTTTGTGTCACATTGGTTTATTTTTCAGACAAACCTGTAATAACTTGCTCAGATTGGTCTGCTTTGGTTAATACTACCTTGAGCTCATATCCTTATAATGTTATGGGAAAACCATCGCCAAACATCACCTGTTATCGAGACCAATCACCAGTCAGCTCCGATATGCGTCTCACCAGGAGTGACACGGGCCAGTATAGATTCACTGCCTCTAATGAGGTGGGAAGTTCAAGCTGTCACACAAAgatcactgtggagtgtgagtgTAAAAGCTGTAAAGACTATGTAGATATCATCAACTGATTTATGATTACGGATTTATTAAATTCCATACTGAAGCTACTCTCTGTTCTTTTATAGATCCTCCTACGTTTACCTGTCCTGATACTTATACGGGGAAAGAGTACGAATCCTTCTTAGACAAATGTTCAGTTATGGCTTCTCCTGTAGCGAAAATTACTTGGACAAAAGATGGAAAAACAGTGAGCCCTATTCATAGTCTTACAAAAGGAGATGACGGCTTATATGTGATCACAGCCGTCAACAAGCACGGAGCTGAACGACACAGTCTGACCATTAAGGTTCTGGGTAAGttctttagaaagaaaaaatgaataatcACTGACATGGTGAAGCTTTCTATGTATGGAAGAAGTGGATAGAACACCAGTCTATATCGCTATTAATTTCTTACATGATATAAGCTAATAcgataaaatatattattataattaaaagatTTCTATAATTATTGCTCAGCACTACACTTGTCCAAGGGGCATTTTCAATTTTAGAACACTTAAGGCTTCTACATGCTGGTGCTGATGTTCTAAAATGAATATTGTTTATCTATGCGGCAAAAAAggaatatttttattgtgaGATTTAATGCAATGGACAGTCAGTCTGTTATTTTGGGCCATTGTGCTTAGGCATCCTGCTATTTGTGCTGTAAAACATAAtgcttcatcttcagtaaccacttcaTCCATGTCAGGGTCTCACCtttgaggcaggaatacacgtTTATGGAGTCAATGAAAGGGAATCATGCATCACACTCAGTCACGTCTAGGGCCACTTTATCGCACCCTGCTTAAATCCCACACAAGTGAAAAGAAATGTGCTatatttcctcccaacagagttttacTCATCATACCTCTAGTCTGTGACCTATCGAACcagtattaatttattcattgatGGTGGATGCTTCAAAGCATAATGGCATGGCGCttaggcatctgccaaatgccatagatgtaaatgtaaatttaaacaaaaccaGGTGTAGGTTAGACTTACAACTATACAAGAAACCTTATTtgtatacgttttttaagtttttcacattttttaaaagtgttttcaAAATTAAATAACCAATTTTTAAATAGAGtcatttgttttgcagatgGTTGTGAAATTACAATTCAGCCTGCTAAACTAGTGGTGGAGTTTGGTGCTTCTGCCACAGCTAACTGTTCCACAACCGTCACCCATAATGGAATGGGTTGGGAAGCAGTGACTGGAGCAGTGGATAAAACAAAAGGCGTCCAGTTCCTTACCTGGAGGGTAGAGAGTCTGAAATACTGGGACATACAGCCAATATGCTACGTCAATGCACACGAGCAGTGCGAATCCAAGCTCCCAGTTACTGTTTACAGTGAGTCGTATGTTACCCGCTGAGTTTGAGATGTAATAACGTATACACTGAATGccttatatatgatataaagaAAACGTCTGCTCTTTCTCCACAGAACGTCCAGAGAAGGTGTCGATCAGCACCGTGGATCACACAGGGCCAATGATTGAGGGCAAACAGTACAAGCTCGAGTGTGATGTTAAGAATGTTGCTCCTGTTAATCTCCTCACTGTCAACTGGTACAAAGGACAGCCAGGACAGCTAGTGAAAAGTGTACAATTTAATAACACTTCCTCCAAAACACCAGTAAACCGTTCTACTGAACTCAGCATCTCGACCAGCAAAGAAGATGATGGAGTTCAGTACAGATGTGAGGCAAAGCTGGAACTAGGACCAGAAGGGCCTCAACCTCCTCCTATAAAGACATCAGATCCTCTCAACATTATAGTGCACTGTGAGTGTTTCACAGAGTCTGTAGGCTCTACATatctacatattttaatattgcaTTTTTCCAGGTAATTTAATCTTTTCAGTCTAGAAATGTAGTGAAAATTCTAGAAATGTTCTTCTCACATTGAATTTTGtcacattgatttatttttcagacaAACCTGTAATAACTTGCTCAGATTGGTCTGCTTTGGTTAATACTACCTTGAGCTCATATCCTTATAATGTTATGGGAAAACCATCGCCAAACATCACCTGTTATCGAGACCAATCACCAGTCAGCTCCGATATGCGTCTCAGCAGGAGTGACACGGGCCAGTATAGATTCACTGCCTCTAATGAGGTGGGAAGTTCAAGCTGTGACACAAAgatcactgtggagtgtgagtgTAAAAGCTGTAAAGACTATGTAGATATCATCAACTGATTTATGATTACAGATTTCTTAAATTCCATACTGAAGCTACTCTCTGTTCTTTTATAGATCCTCCTACGTTTAACTGTCCTGATACTTATACGGGGAAAGAGAACGAATCCTTCTTAGACAAATGTTCAGTTATGGCTTCTCCTGTAGCGAAAATTACTTGGACAAAAGATGGAAAAACAGTGAGCCCTCTTCATAGTCTTACAAGAGGAGATAGCGGCTCATATGTGATCACAGCCGTGAACAAGCACGGAGTTGAACCTCACCGTATGATtgttaatgttcagtgtaagttattttctttataccacagcattgTTTCTGAGTTGTCAGAAATCGTAGATAAAATATGAGAAGTGGTGCATGGGAAATTTAGACAGGCAATTTAAGCCAGCACAGGACAAACAGtttgtttattaactttaatgTCATAGGTGGTAACAACCATTAGACCCCAACAATGTGTTTAAGTTGGTTTTAAAAAGTTCCGAAAACCAGGAAAAGAGACTAATCAATAGAACATCAGTAGAAACATGCAGTTGAATTTTAACATGGATTGCTTTACAACCAGGGAACGGCTTCTAGAGAACTACtttaagtattttaaaacaGCATGTCGGTATATCGAGTATTAATCATTACGATGCAGCAGCTTGAGCAGTGCTTCTGTAAAACAAATCACACAGTTATGTGTATAACagtaaaacatatttgtttgatttcatgaacaaaataaaaattgcacTTTTGGCTCAGTATTTGTGACATGATGTTTCCGTCTCAAACTTTGTCCATAGATGGTCCAGAAATTCAGCCAGTCACACGCTCAGAAGTGGTGAAAGCAGGCAATGACTTGTCTCTGAGCTGCACTGCAGAAGGAAATCCAGAGCCTGAAGTGAGCTGGAGCTTTCAAAACCAAACTAAGGCCACTGGGAGGCGGCAGACAATTCTAAACCTTTCTAAAGCCAATTCTGCTGATGCTGGTGAATATTTGTGCACCGCTTCTAATGAACTTGGGAGCAAAACAAGGACCGTCTCACTGACAGTAGAAGGTACGTCTAATGTCAAGTCTAAATGTAGGTTAGAAAATACCATATGTCATCAACACAGGCAAATGATTTAGTTTaactaattaaatttatttaaaatgaactgcACTTTGTTAAAGACTGTGTTATGTAGCATGCATTATTGACGCAATAACTTGAGTCTtgtctttttctattttctttacagaaagCAACATGCGAACAATAATAATCTGTGTTGGGGTTCTATTACTGATTTTAATCCttattatatatgtaatttACACTTAT contains the following coding sequences:
- the icam5 gene encoding intercellular adhesion molecule 5 — translated: MFNWTMLYPTQLTGMVLLALLNGAQSYNCSDLVLDPPELVVRYGDPVSVSCRSLSNDTDLDWTVPVSDIFNPDAQTVTWETENLTDWEIQPVCYKNQTDVQCSRMLPLTVYKLPDQVSISVMNHSGPMTEGREYNLKCDIHTVAPIHLLNVAWYKGLRMVNNRSFNDKLNKSPETISTMLRISPSRDDDGVQYRCEAMLNLGQEFQDSHTVTSDPLNITITSKPKNCSDLVLDPPELVVRYGDPVSVSCRSLSSDTDLVWSVPTGNVFKPDTQSITWETDNLTDWEIQPVCYKNRTDVQCERALQIIVYKIPEKVSISFMNHIGPMTAGKKYELQCDIENFAPVHVLAVFWYKGDQLLKNRGFSDLPTKTPSNKTVTLKVMANRTDSDAPFRCEAKLKLGEAGPQPPPIVTSNLLPTEVNYKPVITCSDWSALVNTTLSSYPYNVMGKPSPNITCYRDQSPVSSDMRLTRSDTGQYRFTASNEVGSSSCHTKITVEYPPTFTCPDTYTGKEYESFLDKCSVMASPVAKITWTKDGKTVSPIHSLTKGDDGLYVITAVNKHGAERHSLTIKVLDGCEITIQPAKLVVEFGASATANCSTTVTHNGMGWEAVTGAVDKTKGVQFLTWRVESLKYWDIQPICYVNAHEQCESKLPVTVYKRPEKVSISTVDHTGPMIEGKQYKLECDVKNVAPVNLLTVNWYKGQPGQLVKSVQFNNTSSKTPVNRSTELSISTSKEDDGVQYRCEAKLELGPEGPQPPPIKTSDPLNIIVHYKPVITCSDWSALVNTTLSSYPYNVMGKPSPNITCYRDQSPVSSDMRLSRSDTGQYRFTASNEVGSSSCDTKITVEYPPTFNCPDTYTGKENESFLDKCSVMASPVAKITWTKDGKTVSPLHSLTRGDSGSYVITAVNKHGVEPHRMIVNVQYGPEIQPVTRSEVVKAGNDLSLSCTAEGNPEPEVSWSFQNQTKATGRRQTILNLSKANSADAGEYLCTASNELGSKTRTVSLTVEESNMRTIIICVGVLLLILILIIYVIYTYVVHKRSGRYTIQTNGDVSMSLLNVTMEITINYINYWQEASYAALSLDSCAFTACSSDFIVNNSSPNVRSNVRSSALKTSVISDLKKDSSSDFNESISALEAACDTMDPSHIFKFNWTLLYLTQLPGMVILALQNGDGCTITIQPAKLVVEFGASATANCSTTVTHNGMGWETVTGAVDLTTDVQFLIWRVESLKYWDTQPICYINAHGQCESKLPVTLYKRPEKVSISTVDHTGPMIEGKQYKLDCDVQNVAPVNLLTVNWYKGQPGQLVKSVQFNNTSSKTPVNRSTELSISTSKEDDGVQYRCEAKLELGPEGPQPPPIKTSDPLNIIVHYKPIITCSDWSALFNTPLSSYPYNVMGKPSPNITCYRDQSPVSSDMRLSKSDTGQYRFTASNEVGSSSCDTKITVEYPPTFNCPKNYTGKENESFLDKCSVMASPVANITWTKDGKTVSPLHSLTRGDSGSYVITAVNKHGVEPHRMIVNVQYGPEIQPVTRSEVVKAGNDLSLSCTAEGNPEPEVSWSFQNQTKATGRRQTILNLSKANSADAGEYLCTASNELGSKTRTVSLTVEESNMRTIIICVGVPLLILIIAYGIYIFVRRR